Within Microterricola gilva, the genomic segment TCGGTCGGCGTCACGGCCGCCGGATGAGCTTCCGGTTCACAAACTCAGCCATGCCGTACTCACCGAGTTCACGACCGACACCGGACGACTTCACGCCGCCGATGCGCGAACCAACGAGACCCTTGTCGATGGCTACGCGCATGTCGGTGCCGGGCCTCAGCGCGACCTCGATGAACCAGACCGATACGTCGACGCCGATGAGTAAGTCGTAGACATCCCTTGCGTCGGCTTGGCGGTCGGGCCAGGCGCGGCAGAGGAAGACGTCGTGCGGCTGTGTCCGGGACTCGGCAACCACGCGTACGGGGCCACAAGGTCGCGCAGGCGACCAGCTGTTCTAGTACCGATGATTCGCGTCAAACTAGTTGTAACCGTGGCCAAGTTGTCTGAATCCGTGACAACTAGTTTCAACAAATTGCCAGCTAGTTTGACGCGTCACACGGTGACTAGAAGTCCCAGTCCTCGTCTTCCGTGACAACGGCCTTGCCGATGACGTAGCTCGAGCCGGAGCCCGAGAAGAAGTCGTGGTTCTCGTCGGCGTTCGGGGAGAGCGCCGAGAGGATGGCCGGGTTTACGTCGGTGACCGTCTTCGGGAACATCGGCTCGTAGCCGAGGTTCATCAGCGCCTTGTTGGCGTTGTAATGCAGGAACTTCTTGACGTCCTCGGTGAGGCCGACTCCGTCGTAGAGGTCCTGCGTGTACTGCACCTCGTTCTCGTAGAGCTCGTACATGAGGTTGAAGGTGTAGTCCTTCAGCTCCTGGCGGCGCTCCTCGGTCTCGTTCTCGAGACCCTTCTGGAACTTGTAGCCGATGTAGTAACCGTGCACGGCCTCGTCGCGGATGATGAGGCGGATGAGGTCGGCCGTGTTGGTGAGCTTGGCGCGGCTGGACCAGTACATCGGCAGGTAGAAGCCGGAGTAGAACAGGAACGACTCGAGCAGGGTGGAGGCCACCTTGCGCTTCAGGGGGTCGTCGCCCTGGTAGTAGTCCATGATGATCGCGGCCTTCTTCTGAAGGTTCTGATTCTCGGTGGACCAGCGGAACGCCTCGTCGATCTCCTTGGTGGAGCACAGCGTCGAGAAAATCGAGGAGTAGCTCTTGGCGTGCACCGACTCCATGAACGCGATGTTCGTGTAGACGGCCTCCTCGTGGGGAGTGATGGCATCCGGGATCAACGACACGGCGCCGACGGTGCCCTGGATCGTGTCGAGCAGGGTCAGACCCGTGAACACGCGCATCGTCATCAGCTGTTCCTCGGGGGTGAGCGTCGCCCACGACTGGATGTCGTTGGACAGCGGCACCTTCTCCGGCAGCCAGAAGTTGTTGACGAGGCGGTTCCAGACCTCGACGTCCTTCTCATCCTGGATCTTGTTCCAGTTGATGGCATTGACGTGGCTGACCAGCTTGATCTTGCCCTGGTGGGCGGGATCGTTCTGGGCCGAGTTGACCTGGTCGGTGAGAGTCATTGTGATTCCTTAGAGATTCGAGGATGCCGGTCGGAGGGCGTTCGTCGCGCTTACAGCGCGCAGCTGACGCAGCCCTCGACCTCGGTGCCCTCGAGCGCCATCTGGCGCAGACGGATGTAGTAGATCGTCTTGATGCCCTTGCGCCACGCGTAGATCTGCGTCTTGTTGATGTCGCGCGTGGTGGCGGTGTCCTTGAAGAACAGCGTCAGCGAGAGGCCCTGGTCCACGTGCTGCGTCGCCGCGGCGTACGTGTCGATAACCTTTTCGGCACCGATCTCGTAGGCGTCCTGGTAGTAGTCCAGGTTGTCGTTCGTCATGAACGGCGCCGGGAAGTAGACGCGGCCGAGCTTGCCTTCCTTGCGGATCTCGATCTTCGAGGCGATCGGGTGGATGGATGCCGTCGAGTTGTTGATGTAGCTGATCGAGCCGGTCGGCGGCACGGCCTGCAGGTTCTGGTTGTAGATGCCGTGCTTCTGGATGGAGGCCTTGAGCTCCAGCCAGTCTTCCTGCGTCGGGATCTCGACCGCCGAGTTGGCGAACAGCTCTGCGACACGCTCCGTGGCGGGCACCCAGGCGGCATCCGTGTACTTGTCGAAGAACTCACCGCTCGCGTACTTGGAGTCCTCGAAGCCGTCGAAGGTCTCGCCGCGCTCGATCGCGATGGCGTTGGAGGACTTCAGGGCGTTGAACAGCACCGTGTAGAAGTAGATGTTCGTGAAGTCGATGCCCTCCTCGCTGCCGTAGTAGATGCGCTCACGGGCGAGGTAGCCGTGCAGGTTCATCTGGCCGAGGCCGATGGCGTGCGACTTGTCGTTGCCGTCCTCGATCGAGCGCACCGAGCTGATGTGGCTCTGGTTCGAGACCGAGGTGAGGCCGCGGATGGCGGTGTCGATCGTCTTGGCGAAGTCGGGCGAGTCCATGGCGAGGGCGATGTTCAGCGAACCGAGGTTGCAGCTGATGTCCTTGCCGATCTTGTCGTACGAGAGGTCCTCGTTGTACGTCGTCGGCGTGTTGACCTGGAGGATCTCGGAGCAGAGGTTCGACATGTTGATGCGGCCCTTGATGGGGTTCGCAGCGTTCACGGTGTCCTCGTACATGATGTACGGGTAGCCGGACTCGAACTGGATCTCGGCGAGGGTCTGGAAGAACTCGCGGGCCTTGATCTTGGACTTCTTGATGGCGGGGTTGTCAACCATCTCGCGGTACTTCTCGCTGACGGAGATGTCGGCGAACGGCACACCGTAGACGCGCTCGACGTCGTACGGGGAGAAGAGGTACATGTCCTCGTCGTTCTTGGCCAGCTCGAAGGTGATGTCTGGAACGACGACACCGAGCGAGAGGGTCTTGATGCGCACCTTCTCGTCGGCGTTCTCACGCTTGGTGTCGAGGAAGCGCATGATGTCGGGGTGGTGCGCCTGCAGGTAGACGGCACCGGCACCCTGGCGGGCACCGAGCTGGTTGGCGTAGCTGAAGCTGTCTTCGAGCAGCTTCATGACAGGGATGATGCCGGAGGACTGGTTCTCGATCTGCTTGATCGGGGCGCCGGCCTCGCGAATGTTGGAGAGCAGCAGGGCCACGCCGCCGCCGCGCTTGGAGAGCTGCAGCGAGGAGTTGATGCCGCGCGAGATCGACTCCATGTTGTCTTCGATGCGCAGCAGGAAGCAGGAGACGAGCTCGCCGCGCTGGGCCTTGCCCGAGTTGAGGAAGGTGGGGGTGGCCGGCTGGAAGCGGCCAGCGAGGATCTCCTCGACGAGGTTGACGGCGAGCTTCTCGTCGCCGGCGGCCAGACCGAGCGCCGTCATCACGACGCGGTCTTCGAAACGCTCGAGGTAGCGCTTGCCGTCGAAGGTCTTCAGCGTGTAGCTGGTGTAGTACTTGAACGCGCCGAGGAACGTGTCGAAGCGGAACTTCTTCGAGTAGGCGAGGTCATTGAGCGTGGTGATGAACTCGAAGGAGTACGCGTCGAGCACGTCCTTCTCGTAGTACTCCTTCTCGACCAGGTAGTCGAGGCGCTCCTTGAGCGAGTGGAAGAAGACCGTGTTCTGGTTGACGTGCTGCAGGAAGTACTCGCGCGCCGCCTCACGGTCCTTGTCGAACTGGATCTCGCCGTTCGGGCCGTAGAGGTTCAGCATCGCGTTGAGCGAGTGATAATCCATGCCCGTGCGGGGTGCTTCCATCAATGAGACGCTGTCGCCAGTTGTTCCGACCAAAACGAGTCCAATCCTTCGTGGACGATGTTCACATCGTCCGGTGTTCCGAATACTTCAAATCTGTACAACTGCGGCACGTTGCACTTGGCCGCAATGATGTCTCCGGCCAGGCCATAGGCCGTGCCGAAG encodes:
- the nrdF gene encoding class 1b ribonucleoside-diphosphate reductase subunit beta — protein: MTLTDQVNSAQNDPAHQGKIKLVSHVNAINWNKIQDEKDVEVWNRLVNNFWLPEKVPLSNDIQSWATLTPEEQLMTMRVFTGLTLLDTIQGTVGAVSLIPDAITPHEEAVYTNIAFMESVHAKSYSSIFSTLCSTKEIDEAFRWSTENQNLQKKAAIIMDYYQGDDPLKRKVASTLLESFLFYSGFYLPMYWSSRAKLTNTADLIRLIIRDEAVHGYYIGYKFQKGLENETEERRQELKDYTFNLMYELYENEVQYTQDLYDGVGLTEDVKKFLHYNANKALMNLGYEPMFPKTVTDVNPAILSALSPNADENHDFFSGSGSSYVIGKAVVTEDEDWDF
- the nrdE gene encoding class 1b ribonucleoside-diphosphate reductase subunit alpha translates to MEAPRTGMDYHSLNAMLNLYGPNGEIQFDKDREAAREYFLQHVNQNTVFFHSLKERLDYLVEKEYYEKDVLDAYSFEFITTLNDLAYSKKFRFDTFLGAFKYYTSYTLKTFDGKRYLERFEDRVVMTALGLAAGDEKLAVNLVEEILAGRFQPATPTFLNSGKAQRGELVSCFLLRIEDNMESISRGINSSLQLSKRGGGVALLLSNIREAGAPIKQIENQSSGIIPVMKLLEDSFSYANQLGARQGAGAVYLQAHHPDIMRFLDTKRENADEKVRIKTLSLGVVVPDITFELAKNDEDMYLFSPYDVERVYGVPFADISVSEKYREMVDNPAIKKSKIKAREFFQTLAEIQFESGYPYIMYEDTVNAANPIKGRINMSNLCSEILQVNTPTTYNEDLSYDKIGKDISCNLGSLNIALAMDSPDFAKTIDTAIRGLTSVSNQSHISSVRSIEDGNDKSHAIGLGQMNLHGYLARERIYYGSEEGIDFTNIYFYTVLFNALKSSNAIAIERGETFDGFEDSKYASGEFFDKYTDAAWVPATERVAELFANSAVEIPTQEDWLELKASIQKHGIYNQNLQAVPPTGSISYINNSTASIHPIASKIEIRKEGKLGRVYFPAPFMTNDNLDYYQDAYEIGAEKVIDTYAAATQHVDQGLSLTLFFKDTATTRDINKTQIYAWRKGIKTIYYIRLRQMALEGTEVEGCVSCAL